From Alienimonas californiensis, a single genomic window includes:
- a CDS encoding dienelactone hydrolase family protein has product MHAPARSLPAPARLVRRSPRPLALLSAVAAFAVGAVAAPAAVKTETVEYQHDGTTFKGFVAYDDALDGPRPGVLVVHEWWGLNDYAKHRAEMLAEMGYVAFAVDMYGQGKTAKHPEEASKFAGMVRENVDDWRGRALAGLDQLKKHPKTDPDNLAAIGYCFGGATVLQMAYAHAPVKAVVSFHGALPAASAEEAANVSAGIMICHGAADPFVPPDQVEACLAPLEKAGADYVFTAYAKAKHGFTNPGADDQGRDGLGYDAKADARSWAAMRAMFDVALKGESLPTAQAAQ; this is encoded by the coding sequence ATGCACGCCCCCGCCCGATCTCTCCCGGCCCCGGCCCGCCTCGTCCGTCGGTCGCCCCGTCCGCTCGCCCTGCTGTCGGCGGTGGCCGCCTTTGCGGTTGGCGCCGTCGCCGCCCCCGCGGCGGTGAAGACGGAGACGGTCGAATATCAGCACGACGGCACGACGTTCAAAGGGTTTGTCGCTTACGACGACGCCCTCGACGGCCCCCGGCCCGGCGTGTTGGTGGTCCATGAGTGGTGGGGCCTGAACGACTACGCCAAACACCGGGCCGAAATGCTGGCGGAGATGGGCTACGTCGCCTTCGCCGTCGATATGTACGGGCAGGGCAAGACCGCGAAGCACCCGGAGGAGGCGTCGAAGTTCGCCGGGATGGTGCGGGAAAATGTGGACGACTGGCGGGGCCGGGCCCTCGCCGGGCTGGATCAGTTGAAGAAGCATCCCAAGACGGACCCGGACAATCTGGCGGCGATCGGCTACTGCTTTGGCGGGGCGACGGTGCTGCAGATGGCCTACGCCCACGCCCCGGTGAAGGCGGTGGTGAGCTTCCACGGGGCGCTGCCGGCCGCCTCGGCGGAGGAGGCGGCGAACGTCTCCGCCGGCATCATGATCTGCCACGGCGCCGCCGACCCGTTCGTTCCGCCGGATCAGGTGGAAGCCTGCCTCGCCCCGCTGGAGAAAGCGGGGGCCGACTACGTCTTCACCGCCTACGCCAAGGCCAAGCACGGCTTCACCAACCCCGGCGCCGACGACCAGGGGCGGGACGGCTTGGGCTACGATGCCAAGGCCGACGCCCGCAGTTGGGCGGCGATGAGGGCGATGTTCGACGTCGCCCTGAAGGGCGAATCGTTGCCGACCGCCCAGGCCGCCCAGTAA
- a CDS encoding FHA domain-containing serine/threonine-protein kinase: MPRSRSTADVPAARKDSIARAGDAGGLLETLGKSDLLPEARVAELTQSLGGWSPEAAASELVREGLLTRYQADRLRAGRYRGFFLDRYRLLAVLGAGGMGNVYVARDEGDGPTAGRKVALKVLAEGLRDDAGMIARLRYEGVAAGRVDHPNVVRSLRFCKADNGPGDHLLVMEYVEAVSAEELLIRGGPVRSGAACDIARQAALGLAACHEAYLIHRDVKPANLLVAADGTVKVADFGLALLTDQAAAEFSLQMIFGHDCVGSADYMAPEQSRNSTEIDPRADLYSLGCTLYSLLTARVPYPARTGRDVLRAHRRHPVPDVRRKAPDTPAEVAALVARLMAKEPDERPADAAEVAAALEPYCRRKPVAFDFEAILNSRARAAAMKLERRRKEAAQKAARTKKPDVLPDSAPPQAPSESDRETGTTADLDTARPDAGRRDDSSSILTAAPLGTGRSAADLASQILGAEQGSQVRDSFSRLSHVGRRRESDAGAGSDVAPDSSVVDDWSPKAPPMAAEPTPSSLELPAISPPTRLTPAGLASWFLPQIPVRGGRLTLGRSADCDVRLTDPGAAPVHCEFRWNGRGWSVVDLGGGVAINDAPLHGGARGELGHGDVLTLGSRRYALRLGPVRKPLGPWLLAAATALAAAGTAAAVWVF; the protein is encoded by the coding sequence GTGCCCCGCTCCCGATCCACCGCCGACGTCCCCGCTGCGCGGAAGGACTCGATCGCCCGGGCCGGCGACGCCGGCGGGTTGCTGGAGACGCTTGGCAAGAGCGACCTGCTCCCCGAGGCTCGCGTCGCCGAGTTGACGCAGAGCCTGGGCGGCTGGAGCCCGGAGGCGGCGGCGTCCGAGTTGGTCCGCGAGGGGCTGCTGACCCGCTATCAGGCCGACCGGTTGCGGGCCGGGCGCTACCGCGGGTTCTTCCTCGACCGCTACCGGCTGTTGGCGGTGCTGGGGGCCGGCGGGATGGGCAATGTTTACGTCGCCCGGGACGAGGGCGACGGTCCGACGGCGGGGCGGAAGGTCGCCCTCAAGGTGCTCGCCGAGGGCCTCCGCGACGACGCCGGCATGATCGCCCGGCTGAGATACGAGGGCGTCGCCGCGGGGCGGGTGGACCATCCTAACGTCGTGCGGTCCCTGCGGTTCTGCAAGGCGGACAACGGCCCCGGCGATCACCTGCTGGTGATGGAGTACGTCGAGGCGGTCAGTGCCGAGGAGTTGTTGATCCGGGGCGGGCCGGTCAGAAGCGGCGCCGCCTGCGACATCGCCCGTCAGGCGGCGCTGGGGCTGGCCGCCTGTCACGAAGCGTACCTGATTCACCGGGACGTGAAGCCGGCGAACCTGCTGGTCGCCGCGGACGGCACGGTGAAGGTGGCGGACTTCGGCCTGGCCCTGCTGACGGACCAGGCGGCGGCGGAGTTCAGTTTGCAGATGATCTTCGGCCACGACTGCGTCGGCTCCGCCGACTACATGGCGCCGGAGCAGAGCCGCAACAGCACGGAGATCGACCCGCGGGCCGACCTGTATTCGCTCGGCTGCACGCTGTATTCGCTGCTGACGGCCCGCGTGCCGTACCCGGCCCGCACCGGGCGGGACGTGCTTCGGGCCCACCGTCGCCACCCCGTGCCGGACGTGCGTCGCAAGGCGCCGGACACCCCGGCGGAAGTCGCGGCGCTGGTGGCCCGCCTGATGGCGAAAGAGCCGGACGAGCGCCCCGCCGACGCCGCGGAAGTCGCCGCGGCGCTGGAGCCGTATTGCCGCCGCAAGCCGGTGGCCTTCGACTTCGAGGCGATTCTGAACTCCCGCGCCCGGGCCGCGGCGATGAAGTTGGAGCGGCGGCGGAAAGAGGCGGCCCAAAAGGCCGCCCGCACGAAGAAGCCGGACGTTCTGCCGGACTCGGCCCCGCCGCAGGCGCCGTCGGAGTCCGACCGCGAAACCGGCACCACCGCCGACCTCGACACCGCCCGGCCGGACGCCGGACGCCGTGACGATTCCTCGTCGATCCTCACCGCCGCCCCGCTCGGGACGGGCCGCAGCGCCGCGGACCTCGCCTCGCAGATCCTCGGGGCGGAGCAGGGCTCGCAGGTGCGGGACTCCTTCTCCCGCCTGTCGCACGTCGGCCGACGGCGGGAGTCCGACGCCGGCGCCGGATCCGACGTCGCCCCGGACTCCAGCGTCGTCGATGACTGGTCTCCGAAGGCCCCGCCGATGGCGGCGGAGCCGACGCCGAGCAGCCTGGAACTGCCCGCGATCTCCCCGCCCACCCGGCTGACGCCCGCCGGGCTGGCCAGCTGGTTCCTCCCCCAGATCCCTGTCCGCGGCGGCCGGCTGACGCTCGGTCGCTCCGCCGACTGCGACGTGCGGCTGACCGATCCGGGCGCCGCCCCGGTGCACTGCGAGTTCCGTTGGAACGGCCGCGGCTGGAGCGTCGTCGACCTCGGCGGCGGCGTTGCGATTAACGACGCCCCTCTGCACGGCGGCGCCCGCGGGGAACTGGGCCACGGCGACGTGCTGACCCTCGGCTCGCGGCGGTACGCCCTGCGTCTGGGGCCGGTCCGCAAACCGCTCGGCCCCTGGCTGCTCGCCGCCGCGACCGCCCTCGCCGCGGCCGGCACCGCCGCGGCCGTGTGGGTGTTCTAG
- a CDS encoding sulfatase family protein, which yields MTALLLTALLAAAPDAGGQGGNAGSPPVSVLFVLTDDHRHDHLGCAGHPVLKTPHIDALAARGVRFENAFVTTSICAASRATIFSGHYELSHGYTFGKPPLREELIRDSYPAVLKRAGYRTGFAGKFGVGVPRGSQAEMFDVYTPIDRSPYFRRQPDGTLRHTADLIGDAAERFVASTPADQPFCLSLSFNAGHAEDSDLRDHYPYPETEAELYRDEKLPSIGPAPPKAFDALPTFLQESMNRDRWQWRWHSNFQRERNTRDYYRLLSAADRNVGRAIAALQQAGRLEKTLVIVTGDNGYYMGSRGLAGKWSHFEESLRVPLVVAGPGVAAAPGIAGSEQEAGRDVAAIALNVDLPATMLDACGQSVPEHYQGRSLVPILKGETPADWRTDFLAEHRMNHPRIPKWQGVRGERWVYANYYEQSPPFEFLHDLSADPLQLKNLATDPAFADELDRLRNRSTELGRMLESGDPGA from the coding sequence GTGACAGCCCTCCTGCTGACTGCCCTACTCGCCGCCGCCCCCGACGCGGGGGGGCAGGGGGGCAATGCCGGCTCGCCGCCGGTCAGCGTGCTGTTCGTCCTCACGGACGATCACCGGCACGACCACCTCGGCTGCGCCGGACATCCGGTGTTGAAGACGCCGCACATCGACGCCCTCGCCGCCCGCGGGGTGCGGTTCGAAAACGCCTTCGTCACGACCAGCATCTGCGCCGCCAGCCGGGCGACGATCTTCAGCGGGCACTACGAACTCTCCCACGGCTACACCTTCGGCAAGCCGCCGTTGCGGGAGGAACTGATTCGGGACAGCTACCCGGCCGTCCTGAAGCGGGCCGGCTACCGCACGGGCTTCGCCGGGAAGTTCGGCGTGGGCGTGCCGCGGGGATCCCAGGCGGAGATGTTCGACGTTTACACGCCGATCGACCGCTCCCCCTACTTCCGCAGACAGCCGGACGGCACGCTGCGGCACACCGCGGACCTGATCGGCGACGCCGCGGAGCGGTTCGTCGCCTCGACCCCGGCGGATCAGCCGTTCTGCCTGTCGCTCTCCTTCAACGCCGGCCACGCCGAAGACAGCGACCTGCGCGATCACTACCCCTACCCGGAGACCGAAGCCGAGTTGTACCGGGACGAAAAACTCCCCTCGATCGGCCCGGCCCCGCCGAAGGCGTTCGACGCCCTGCCGACGTTCCTGCAGGAGAGCATGAACCGCGACCGCTGGCAGTGGCGCTGGCACTCCAACTTTCAGCGAGAGCGCAACACCCGTGACTACTATCGCCTGCTGAGCGCTGCGGACCGCAACGTCGGCCGGGCGATCGCGGCGCTGCAGCAGGCCGGGCGCCTGGAGAAAACACTGGTGATCGTCACCGGCGACAACGGCTACTACATGGGTTCCCGCGGATTGGCCGGGAAGTGGTCGCACTTCGAGGAGAGCCTGCGGGTGCCGCTGGTCGTCGCCGGGCCGGGGGTCGCCGCCGCCCCGGGCATTGCGGGGTCAGAGCAGGAGGCCGGCCGGGACGTCGCCGCGATCGCTCTGAACGTCGATCTGCCGGCGACGATGCTGGACGCCTGCGGCCAATCGGTGCCGGAGCACTATCAGGGCCGGTCGCTCGTGCCGATCCTGAAGGGCGAGACGCCGGCGGACTGGCGGACGGACTTTCTCGCGGAGCACCGGATGAACCACCCCCGCATTCCTAAGTGGCAGGGCGTGCGAGGCGAGCGATGGGTCTACGCCAACTATTACGAGCAGTCGCCCCCCTTCGAGTTCCTGCACGACCTCTCCGCCGACCCGTTGCAATTGAAGAATCTGGCGACCGATCCAGCCTTCGCGGACGAACTGGATCGGCTGCGGAACCGGTCGACCGAGTTGGGCCGGATGCTGGAATCGGGCGATCCCGGAGCTTGA
- a CDS encoding PVC-type heme-binding CxxCH protein, with protein sequence MTFARPVPLALLASSLLALHASPAFAQRDLTDIPAPDPVAERAAFAPADGWEVTLFAADPDIAKPIQTNWDARGRLWVATSRVYPQLEPGEVANDQIVILDDTDGDGTADETTVFADGLLIPTGVLPDADGQGAYVANSTELLYLRDENGDGRADRHVPGEWTVVLDGFGTEDTHHILHTLRAGPAGEIYFNQSIYIHSQIETPLGLERLDGGGIWRYEPDVGKLEVWARGFINPWGHRFDQWGQEFATDGANGEGITPVFPGSAFPTAVGTDDILHGLSPGQPKHCGLAILDDPAIPEQWRGRFVTCDFRGHRVNAFEVNDAPTGSGYVARQTADLLGSDHVAFRPIDAHVGPDGAVYVADWYNPIIQHGEVDFRDPRRDKIHGRIWRMAPKGMDHAAGPAGPRLVDLSTPELLDELASPRRWVRDMARRLLIARGADAVWPDLLAWVGDRPADDGRARLEALWLAQALRLDMPGLREAALADDDDRLRAAATRVLGFAVERGDDQRARLAALAADPHPRVRLEAVNMLRRLGSAEAARDAFVAVDHPLDENLSYALRLTARELASEWLPKVAEDPDYFGSPDRLLFALAAAADPAALPPALALWDAGSLNDAQRGEVLALIGRFGDAAAVERAAKLLDDPQAPKPATLAALAAAARRKIVPEDEGRLVRGLLADENDAVRIAAAELLGLWKATGAVSDLAGVAETVELPRQVRFSAAEALANLGKEGRAELKRIAAASGPGAASALVALAKVDANAAAPLAVERLKAGGSGADLVAAFAATDAGTKALAAALKDQSLPETVAADALRTLTGRGGRVAGLEAALRSAGGIEPVKDLTPEQFAALVERARTQGDPARGEAVYRQAKLKCLDCHAIGGAGGLVGPDLTSIGGSAQLDYLLESLLKPSAKIKEGYATLTVLRDDGVVLNGVLVSQTDEAYTLRDADGKLVVVPTASVLDAEVSPVSLMPEDLVASLRPDELADLVAFLGALGKSGDYRVAPGRRVRTWQVVNSPEIWGAISQSLRANGLGDAAERPSEYPWETRFSEVSGALPTADLPTANFFGGLKVALLRFPLPEDATGQVTLRVLNGAGEADASGVTLWQYSGAGAAIRYDLGRLAEEDVEGAAITLDPAEGRWVTLAVNPDERTADALRIDLDDAPAAAAGPSSTNASPNPGDAP encoded by the coding sequence ATGACGTTCGCCCGCCCCGTTCCGCTCGCCCTTCTCGCCTCCTCTCTCCTCGCTCTTCACGCCTCGCCGGCCTTCGCCCAGCGGGATCTGACGGACATTCCGGCGCCGGACCCCGTCGCCGAGCGGGCCGCGTTCGCCCCCGCCGACGGCTGGGAGGTGACGCTGTTCGCCGCCGATCCGGACATCGCCAAACCGATTCAAACCAACTGGGACGCCCGCGGCCGCCTGTGGGTCGCCACCAGCCGGGTCTATCCGCAGTTGGAGCCGGGGGAGGTCGCGAACGACCAGATCGTCATCCTCGATGACACCGACGGCGACGGGACCGCCGACGAAACGACCGTCTTCGCCGACGGCCTGCTGATCCCCACCGGCGTGCTGCCGGACGCGGACGGGCAGGGGGCCTACGTCGCCAACAGCACCGAACTGCTCTATCTGCGGGACGAAAACGGCGACGGCCGGGCCGACCGCCACGTCCCCGGCGAATGGACCGTCGTGCTGGACGGCTTCGGGACGGAGGACACCCACCACATATTGCACACCCTGCGGGCCGGGCCGGCGGGGGAGATCTACTTCAACCAGTCGATCTACATTCACTCCCAGATTGAGACCCCGCTGGGCTTGGAGCGGCTCGACGGCGGCGGCATCTGGCGGTACGAGCCGGACGTGGGCAAGCTCGAAGTCTGGGCGCGAGGCTTCATCAACCCCTGGGGGCACCGCTTTGACCAGTGGGGGCAGGAATTCGCCACCGACGGGGCGAACGGCGAGGGGATCACCCCCGTCTTCCCGGGCTCCGCATTCCCGACGGCGGTGGGCACGGACGACATCCTGCACGGCCTGTCCCCCGGCCAGCCGAAGCACTGCGGGCTGGCGATCCTCGACGACCCGGCAATCCCCGAACAGTGGCGCGGCCGGTTCGTCACCTGCGACTTCCGCGGCCATCGGGTCAACGCCTTCGAGGTAAACGACGCCCCGACCGGCAGCGGCTACGTCGCCCGGCAGACCGCGGACCTGCTCGGCAGCGATCACGTCGCCTTCCGTCCGATCGACGCCCACGTCGGCCCGGACGGCGCCGTGTACGTCGCCGACTGGTACAACCCGATCATCCAGCACGGCGAGGTCGACTTCCGCGACCCCCGCCGCGACAAAATCCACGGCCGCATCTGGCGGATGGCACCGAAGGGAATGGATCACGCCGCCGGCCCCGCAGGGCCGCGGCTGGTCGACCTGTCGACGCCTGAACTGCTGGACGAACTCGCCTCCCCCCGCCGCTGGGTGCGGGACATGGCCCGCCGGCTGCTGATCGCCCGCGGGGCGGACGCGGTCTGGCCCGACCTGCTCGCCTGGGTGGGGGATCGGCCGGCGGACGACGGCCGGGCTCGGTTGGAGGCGTTGTGGCTCGCACAGGCTTTGCGGCTCGACATGCCGGGGCTGCGGGAAGCGGCGCTCGCCGACGACGATGACCGCCTCCGGGCTGCGGCGACCCGCGTCCTGGGCTTCGCGGTCGAGCGGGGAGACGACCAGCGAGCCCGCCTCGCCGCCCTCGCCGCCGACCCGCACCCCCGTGTGCGGCTCGAGGCGGTGAACATGCTCCGCCGGCTCGGCTCGGCGGAGGCCGCCCGGGACGCCTTCGTCGCCGTCGATCACCCGCTGGACGAGAACCTCTCCTACGCCCTGCGGCTCACCGCTCGGGAACTGGCGAGCGAATGGCTGCCGAAGGTGGCGGAGGACCCGGACTACTTCGGCTCGCCGGACCGGCTGCTGTTCGCCCTCGCCGCCGCCGCCGACCCGGCCGCCCTCCCGCCGGCGCTGGCGTTGTGGGACGCCGGTTCGCTCAACGACGCCCAGCGGGGCGAGGTGCTGGCCCTGATCGGCCGCTTCGGCGACGCCGCCGCGGTCGAACGGGCCGCCAAACTGCTGGACGACCCGCAGGCCCCGAAGCCGGCGACGCTCGCCGCCCTGGCCGCCGCCGCCCGCCGCAAGATCGTGCCGGAGGATGAGGGCCGCCTTGTGCGGGGGCTGCTGGCGGACGAAAACGACGCCGTCCGCATCGCCGCCGCGGAACTGCTGGGCCTGTGGAAGGCAACCGGGGCGGTGAGCGATCTGGCCGGCGTCGCCGAGACGGTCGAACTCCCGCGACAGGTGCGGTTCTCCGCCGCGGAGGCCCTGGCGAACCTCGGCAAGGAGGGGCGGGCGGAGTTGAAGCGGATCGCCGCCGCGTCCGGCCCGGGCGCTGCCAGCGCCCTCGTCGCCTTGGCGAAGGTGGACGCGAACGCGGCGGCCCCGCTGGCGGTCGAACGTTTGAAAGCCGGCGGGAGCGGAGCCGATCTGGTCGCCGCCTTCGCCGCGACCGACGCCGGTACGAAGGCTCTCGCCGCCGCTTTGAAGGACCAATCGCTGCCGGAGACCGTCGCCGCCGACGCCCTGCGGACCCTCACCGGCCGCGGCGGCCGCGTGGCGGGGTTGGAAGCCGCGCTGCGGTCTGCCGGCGGGATCGAGCCGGTCAAGGACCTCACGCCGGAGCAGTTCGCCGCCTTGGTCGAACGCGCCCGGACCCAGGGCGACCCGGCCCGCGGCGAAGCGGTCTATCGGCAGGCGAAGCTGAAGTGCCTGGACTGCCACGCGATCGGCGGCGCCGGCGGGCTGGTCGGGCCGGACCTGACCAGCATCGGCGGCAGCGCCCAGCTGGATTACCTGCTCGAATCGCTGCTCAAGCCGTCGGCGAAGATCAAGGAGGGCTACGCCACCCTCACCGTGCTGCGGGACGACGGCGTCGTGCTCAACGGCGTGCTCGTCTCCCAGACGGACGAGGCCTACACCCTGCGGGACGCGGACGGAAAGCTGGTCGTCGTGCCGACCGCGTCCGTGCTGGACGCAGAGGTCTCCCCGGTCTCGCTGATGCCGGAGGACCTCGTCGCCTCCCTGCGGCCGGACGAATTGGCGGATCTGGTGGCGTTCCTCGGGGCGCTCGGCAAGAGCGGCGACTATCGCGTCGCCCCCGGCCGCCGCGTGCGGACTTGGCAGGTGGTGAACTCCCCCGAAATTTGGGGAGCGATCAGCCAGAGCCTGCGGGCCAACGGCCTCGGCGACGCGGCGGAGCGGCCGTCCGAATACCCGTGGGAAACCCGGTTCTCCGAGGTCTCCGGCGCCCTGCCGACGGCGGATTTGCCGACCGCGAACTTCTTCGGCGGCCTGAAAGTCGCCCTGCTGCGGTTCCCCCTGCCGGAGGACGCGACCGGCCAGGTCACCCTGCGGGTGCTGAACGGGGCGGGGGAGGCGGACGCCTCCGGCGTGACGCTCTGGCAGTACTCCGGCGCCGGCGCCGCGATCCGCTACGACCTCGGCCGCCTGGCCGAGGAGGACGTGGAGGGCGCCGCGATCACCCTGGACCCGGCGGAGGGCCGGTGGGTCACCCTGGCGGTGAATCCCGACGAACGCACCGCGGACGCCCTCCGCATCGACCTGGACGACGCCCCCGCCGCGGCGGCCGGGCCCTCTTCAACCAACGCTTCCCCGAACCCCGGCGACGCCCCGTGA
- a CDS encoding SGNH/GDSL hydrolase family protein translates to MPITLALACTALACGFADDAVPEPLLKPGDRVAFVGGSLWEAERRSGRFEAERTMNGPADVTFRHLGWAGDMADQSARRFFKTAKEGREHLLEHVDLVEPTVIFVAYGQAESLPGGMSVDDFEQNMESLLDELIKRTDRVVLVSPADAEPYAAAVRSIAGRRGLRVLTEEAVAKPLRSQRVAAAPIESLIREKNDLFFQRHRPQNETYLRGFRAHEQGNNAVEIEQFEPLVAAKDAEIQALRQEIVKAETE, encoded by the coding sequence GTGCCCATCACGCTTGCCCTGGCCTGCACGGCGCTCGCCTGCGGTTTCGCGGACGATGCGGTCCCCGAACCGCTGCTCAAGCCCGGCGACCGCGTCGCCTTCGTCGGCGGGAGCCTCTGGGAGGCGGAACGCCGCAGCGGTCGGTTCGAAGCGGAACGGACGATGAACGGTCCGGCCGACGTGACCTTCCGGCACCTCGGCTGGGCCGGCGATATGGCCGACCAGTCCGCCCGTCGCTTCTTCAAGACGGCGAAGGAGGGGCGGGAACACCTGTTGGAGCACGTTGATCTGGTCGAGCCGACGGTGATCTTCGTCGCCTACGGGCAGGCCGAGTCGCTACCCGGCGGGATGAGCGTGGACGACTTCGAGCAGAATATGGAGTCGCTGCTGGACGAATTGATCAAGCGGACCGACCGGGTCGTCCTCGTGTCTCCGGCCGACGCCGAACCGTACGCGGCCGCGGTCCGGTCGATCGCCGGACGCCGCGGGCTGCGGGTCCTCACGGAAGAAGCCGTCGCGAAGCCGCTGCGGTCGCAGCGGGTCGCCGCCGCCCCGATCGAAAGCCTCATCCGCGAGAAGAACGACCTGTTCTTCCAACGTCACCGCCCGCAAAACGAGACCTACCTCCGCGGCTTCCGCGCCCACGAGCAGGGCAACAACGCCGTGGAAATTGAACAGTTCGAGCCGCTGGTCGCCGCGAAGGACGCGGAGATTCAGGCCCTTCGTCAAGAGATCGTGAAAGCAGAGACCGAATGA
- a CDS encoding sulfatase-like hydrolase/transferase: MPLRFVACVLLTCAALPALPRHAAAADRPNVLFLLTDDQRADTIAALGNPHIVTPNLDALANRGFSFSECYCLGGNSGAVCFPSRNMLLSGRTYFRHEVKQGGRTSADPAKPNFAAALGAAGYETYHHGKKGNTATLLHTRFEHSKYLSNDHEVRMSGQPGEEIVDAALEFFEERDDDRPWAMYLAFSTPHDPRVAAEEYRSQYDPADLPVPPNFLPLHPYQIGSDVVRDEVLGPFPRTLPDTRAQIHDYYAAITGLDHHIGRLLADLEARGELENTLIAFSSDHGLSLGSHGRFGKQSLYRESMRAPLILAGPGVPHGSSATPVYLHDIYPTICDLLEIDPAGGSTVPAELHGRSFKWALGQGKGGRPALFGSYLDVQRSVYDGRWKLIRFPQIGVTRLFDLETDPHEILDLASDPAQAERIEELFALLKELQKEVGDDLDLDAPATIDDPTFTPPNAARLEELRRPWKGRS; this comes from the coding sequence GTGCCGCTTCGCTTCGTCGCCTGCGTCCTCCTGACGTGCGCCGCCCTGCCCGCCCTCCCCCGACACGCCGCCGCGGCGGACAGACCGAACGTCCTGTTCCTGCTGACGGACGATCAGCGGGCGGACACGATCGCGGCGCTCGGCAACCCGCACATCGTCACGCCGAACCTCGACGCGCTGGCCAACCGTGGGTTCAGCTTCTCGGAGTGCTACTGCCTGGGGGGGAACAGCGGGGCGGTCTGCTTTCCCAGCCGGAACATGCTCCTCTCCGGCCGCACCTACTTTCGGCACGAAGTGAAGCAGGGCGGCCGCACCTCCGCCGACCCGGCCAAGCCGAACTTCGCCGCGGCCCTGGGCGCCGCCGGATACGAGACCTACCACCACGGCAAGAAGGGCAACACGGCCACCCTCCTTCACACGCGGTTCGAGCATTCGAAGTACCTGTCGAACGACCACGAAGTCCGCATGAGCGGCCAGCCGGGCGAAGAGATCGTCGACGCGGCGTTGGAGTTCTTTGAAGAACGCGACGACGACCGCCCCTGGGCGATGTATCTCGCGTTCTCCACCCCGCACGATCCGCGGGTCGCGGCGGAGGAGTATCGGTCGCAATACGACCCGGCGGACCTGCCGGTCCCGCCGAACTTCCTCCCCCTGCACCCCTATCAAATTGGGTCCGACGTGGTGCGGGACGAAGTGCTCGGCCCCTTCCCCCGCACGCTGCCGGATACGCGGGCCCAGATTCACGACTACTACGCCGCGATCACCGGACTCGATCACCACATCGGCCGGTTGCTGGCGGATTTAGAGGCCCGTGGCGAATTGGAGAACACGCTGATCGCGTTCAGCTCCGATCACGGCCTGAGCCTCGGCAGCCACGGGCGGTTCGGGAAGCAGTCGCTCTATCGCGAGAGCATGCGGGCCCCGCTGATTCTCGCCGGCCCGGGCGTCCCGCACGGCAGCAGCGCGACGCCGGTCTATCTGCACGACATCTACCCCACGATCTGCGACCTGCTGGAGATTGACCCCGCCGGCGGTTCGACCGTACCGGCGGAGTTGCACGGCCGCTCGTTTAAATGGGCGCTGGGACAGGGCAAGGGCGGGCGGCCGGCGCTGTTCGGTTCCTATCTGGACGTGCAGCGCAGCGTGTACGACGGCCGGTGGAAGCTGATCCGGTTCCCGCAGATCGGCGTCACGCGGTTGTTCGATCTGGAAACCGACCCGCACGAGATCCTCGACCTGGCGTCCGACCCGGCCCAGGCGGAGCGGATTGAGGAGCTTTTTGCCCTACTCAAAGAGCTTCAAAAAGAGGTCGGCGACGATCTGGACCTCGACGCCCCCGCGACGATCGACGACCCGACGTTCACCCCGCCGAATGCCGCCCGGTTGGAGGAACTCCGCCGGCCGTGGAAGGGCCGCAGCTGA